One window from the genome of Natrialba magadii ATCC 43099 encodes:
- a CDS encoding CDC48 family AAA ATPase gives MKLTVKPLKQKDAGRGLAAIDRVSMRELDLENGDYILIEGSDDSQAVARVWPGYPEDEGRGIIRIDGRLRQEADVGIDDRVSVEPADVNPATSVTVALPQNLRIRGDIGPLVRDKLSGQAVTEGQTVPFSLSFGPMASSGQSVPLKIASTSPSGTVVITDSTDINISETPAEQVGAGGEPSAEGVPNVTYEDIGGLDNELDQVREMIELPMRHPELFQQLGIEPPKGVLLHGPPGTGKTLMAKAVANEIDADFQTISGPEIMSKYYGESEEQLREVFEEAEENAPAIVFIDELDSIAAKREEAGGDVERRVVAQLLSLMDGLEERGRVTVIAATNRIDDIDPALRRGGRFDREIEIGVPDKDGRKEILQVHTRGMPLVDDIDLDRYAENTHGFVGADLESLAREGAMNALRRIRPDLDLESEEIDAEVLETLQVTEGDFKEALKGIQPSAMREVFVEVPDVTWNDVGGLGDTKERLRETIQWPLDYPEVFEQMDMQAAKGVLMYGPPGTGKTLLAKAVANEAQSNFISIKGPELLNKYVGESEKGVREIFEKARSNAPTVIFFDEIDSIAGERGQRQGDSGVGERVVSQLLTELDGLEELEDVVVIATTNRPDLIDSALLRPGRLDRHVHVPVPDEAARERIFEVHTRDKPLADAIELEWLAEETEGYVGADIEAVCREASMAASREFINSVDPDDIDDTIGNVRIGKEHFEHALEEVQPSVTPETRERYEEIEQQFQQAEPAQEQDQLGRTFQ, from the coding sequence ATGAAGCTTACTGTCAAACCACTCAAACAGAAGGACGCAGGCCGCGGACTGGCCGCCATCGACCGCGTGTCGATGCGCGAACTGGATCTCGAAAACGGGGATTACATCCTGATCGAGGGAAGCGACGACAGCCAGGCCGTCGCTCGTGTCTGGCCGGGCTATCCCGAGGACGAAGGTCGGGGTATTATTCGCATCGACGGTCGCCTCCGACAGGAGGCAGACGTCGGGATTGACGACCGGGTCTCGGTCGAACCCGCAGACGTCAACCCCGCCACCTCGGTTACCGTTGCACTCCCGCAGAACCTTCGTATTCGGGGCGATATCGGCCCACTCGTCCGAGACAAGCTGTCCGGACAGGCCGTCACTGAGGGTCAGACAGTCCCATTCTCGCTTTCGTTCGGACCGATGGCCAGTTCCGGCCAGTCGGTCCCCCTGAAGATTGCGAGCACCTCGCCGTCGGGAACGGTCGTCATCACTGACTCGACCGACATCAACATCTCCGAGACGCCGGCCGAACAGGTCGGTGCCGGCGGCGAACCGAGCGCTGAAGGCGTCCCGAACGTCACCTACGAGGACATCGGTGGCCTGGACAACGAGCTTGATCAGGTTCGTGAGATGATCGAACTGCCGATGCGCCACCCAGAGCTGTTCCAGCAGCTTGGGATCGAGCCACCGAAGGGCGTCCTGCTGCACGGCCCGCCCGGCACCGGCAAGACGCTGATGGCGAAAGCAGTCGCCAACGAAATCGACGCCGACTTCCAGACGATCTCCGGGCCGGAGATCATGTCGAAGTACTACGGCGAGTCCGAAGAGCAACTCCGCGAGGTCTTCGAAGAAGCAGAGGAGAACGCACCCGCCATCGTCTTCATCGACGAACTCGACTCCATCGCCGCCAAGCGCGAGGAAGCCGGCGGCGACGTCGAGCGACGCGTGGTCGCTCAACTGCTCTCGCTGATGGACGGCCTGGAGGAGCGCGGTCGCGTCACCGTCATCGCCGCAACCAATCGAATCGACGACATCGACCCCGCACTCCGCCGCGGCGGTCGCTTCGACCGCGAGATCGAGATTGGCGTCCCCGACAAAGATGGCCGCAAGGAGATCCTGCAGGTCCACACCCGCGGCATGCCCCTGGTGGACGACATCGACCTTGACCGCTACGCCGAGAATACCCACGGCTTCGTCGGTGCCGACCTCGAATCGCTCGCCCGCGAGGGCGCAATGAACGCCCTGCGTCGCATCCGCCCCGACCTCGACCTGGAGTCTGAGGAGATCGACGCCGAGGTCTTAGAGACCCTGCAGGTCACGGAGGGCGACTTCAAGGAGGCACTCAAGGGAATCCAGCCCTCGGCGATGCGCGAAGTCTTCGTCGAAGTCCCGGACGTCACCTGGAACGACGTCGGCGGACTCGGCGACACCAAAGAACGCCTGCGTGAGACGATCCAGTGGCCGCTCGACTACCCCGAGGTCTTCGAGCAGATGGACATGCAGGCCGCGAAGGGTGTGCTGATGTACGGCCCACCCGGTACCGGCAAGACGCTACTCGCCAAGGCCGTCGCCAACGAGGCCCAGTCGAACTTCATCTCGATCAAGGGCCCCGAACTGCTGAACAAGTACGTCGGCGAGTCCGAGAAGGGCGTCCGCGAAATCTTCGAGAAGGCCCGGTCGAACGCTCCGACCGTGATCTTCTTCGACGAAATCGACTCCATCGCGGGCGAACGCGGCCAGCGCCAGGGTGACTCCGGCGTCGGCGAACGCGTCGTCTCCCAGCTGCTGACCGAACTCGACGGCCTCGAGGAACTCGAGGACGTCGTCGTCATCGCGACGACCAACCGCCCGGACCTGATCGACTCGGCTCTGCTCCGTCCCGGCCGCCTCGACCGTCACGTCCACGTCCCAGTGCCGGACGAAGCGGCCCGCGAGCGCATCTTCGAGGTTCACACCCGCGACAAGCCACTGGCCGATGCAATCGAACTCGAGTGGCTCGCCGAAGAGACGGAGGGCTACGTCGGTGCCGACATCGAAGCGGTCTGTCGCGAGGCGTCGATGGCAGCCAGCCGCGAGTTCATCAACTCGGTCGACCCGGACGATATCGACGATACGATCGGCAACGTCCGCATCGGCAAGGAGCACTTCGAGCACGCACTCGAGGAGGTCCAGCCAAGCGTGACCCCGGAGACGCGCGAGCGCTACGAGGAGATCGAACAGCAGTTCCAGCAGGCAGAGCCGGCCCAGGAACAGGACCAGCTCGGTCGGACGTTCCAGTAG
- a CDS encoding TatD family hydrolase: MLDDETPVLDNHLHLDPDAHRGIDAVRDFARVGGTHLLVVNKPSWHLGVEADTGEDFRPVFERTIEIVADASAELPGRAWPVLGVHPGLISRLVDDRGYSPDEAREIMQGGIDVAAEFVERGEALALKSGRPHYDVAEAVWEASNAVMCRAFEHGGDLDCAVQLHTEASEDLTAVAEWAEDRGLPAHKVVKHYAAGRLEGPTPSVMSDKDRLERAAERAVEQNAPFLMETDYVDDPGRPGAVLGPKTVPRRVRWLLENGRDDAVRTAHVETPELVYGIDTEGTLEGATGQ, encoded by the coding sequence ATGCTCGACGACGAGACGCCGGTTCTCGACAACCACCTGCACCTCGATCCGGACGCCCACCGCGGAATCGACGCCGTTCGTGACTTCGCTCGCGTCGGTGGCACGCACCTGCTCGTGGTGAACAAGCCCTCCTGGCATCTGGGCGTCGAGGCCGATACTGGTGAGGACTTTCGCCCAGTCTTCGAGCGGACCATCGAAATCGTCGCCGACGCGTCCGCTGAACTGCCAGGCCGCGCCTGGCCCGTTCTTGGTGTGCATCCGGGGCTCATCTCGCGACTCGTCGATGATCGCGGCTACAGCCCTGACGAGGCGCGCGAGATCATGCAGGGCGGGATCGACGTCGCCGCCGAGTTCGTCGAACGCGGCGAGGCGCTCGCGCTCAAATCCGGTCGGCCCCACTACGACGTCGCCGAGGCCGTCTGGGAGGCCTCGAACGCCGTCATGTGCCGCGCCTTCGAACACGGCGGCGACCTCGACTGTGCGGTTCAGCTCCACACCGAAGCGAGCGAAGATCTGACCGCGGTCGCCGAGTGGGCTGAAGACCGCGGCTTGCCCGCACACAAAGTCGTCAAACACTACGCCGCGGGCCGACTCGAAGGTCCAACACCCAGCGTCATGAGCGACAAGGACCGTCTCGAACGCGCGGCCGAACGCGCCGTCGAACAGAACGCGCCGTTCCTGATGGAAACCGACTACGTTGACGACCCCGGCCGGCCAGGAGCCGTCCTCGGACCGAAAACAGTCCCCCGTCGCGTTCGATGGCTACTCGAGAACGGTCGTGACGACGCGGTCCGGACGGCCCACGTTGAAACCCCCGAGCTCGTCTACGGAATCGACACCGAAGGCACGCTCGAGGGCGCTACCGGCCAGTAA
- a CDS encoding helix-turn-helix domain-containing protein has translation MSVMGEFTIDSGDFALHETLSAAPEMVVEVERLVATSEDRLMPYFWVTGKDHAAFEEAFERDPSITNATRVSEFDDTVLYRAEWTENIEAIIYAYVGIGATILEATGTGEHWNLKMRFDDEETVSDFHEFCRERGVDFELDRLYEQSQPMASSQYGLTPTQRETLVTAYEEGFFDVPQQITMTELAASLGITQQALSKRLHHAHKNLIGHVLTVGQVGEDRGRRD, from the coding sequence CGATTGACTCTGGGGACTTTGCGTTGCACGAGACGCTGTCGGCTGCGCCGGAGATGGTGGTCGAGGTCGAACGACTCGTCGCGACGAGTGAAGATCGGCTCATGCCGTACTTCTGGGTGACCGGCAAGGACCACGCGGCGTTCGAGGAAGCGTTCGAAAGGGATCCGTCGATAACAAACGCGACGCGGGTGAGTGAGTTCGACGACACCGTCCTCTACAGGGCCGAATGGACGGAAAACATCGAGGCGATTATTTACGCGTACGTCGGAATCGGTGCGACGATCCTCGAGGCGACGGGAACCGGCGAGCACTGGAATCTGAAGATGCGCTTCGACGACGAGGAGACGGTTTCGGACTTCCACGAGTTCTGTCGCGAGCGCGGCGTCGACTTCGAACTCGACCGACTCTACGAACAGTCCCAGCCGATGGCGAGTTCGCAGTACGGACTCACACCGACGCAGCGAGAGACCCTCGTGACAGCCTACGAGGAGGGATTCTTCGACGTGCCACAGCAGATCACGATGACCGAACTCGCTGCGTCACTCGGAATTACCCAGCAGGCACTCTCGAAACGCTTACACCACGCACACAAGAACCTCATCGGCCACGTACTGACGGTGGGACAGGTCGGCGAGGACCGAGGACGACGAGACTGA
- a CDS encoding DUF2150 family protein, which produces MSNPPTEYYSEERWQNWIDRIKDEEIDPEDESSARLLLNLQDDTAIAIAKIVAAYDDGDLDDEAALEEIADVREIVLGEVDIEDEEKLILVDGVQTSLVCVFFAAEEYIAHGPAEDGTVGDYLSAAADAEAEEDLDAALGYAAQAGTLIVDDAELDMTVAEDLEYGLVTEWINGLDSLQSAMSDPEVVEEDE; this is translated from the coding sequence ATGAGCAATCCCCCGACCGAGTACTACTCGGAGGAACGATGGCAGAACTGGATCGATCGCATCAAAGACGAAGAGATCGATCCCGAAGACGAATCGTCGGCCCGTCTCCTGCTGAACCTACAGGACGACACGGCGATCGCCATCGCAAAGATCGTTGCCGCCTACGACGACGGGGACCTGGACGACGAGGCCGCACTCGAGGAGATCGCAGACGTGCGCGAGATCGTCCTCGGTGAGGTCGACATCGAAGACGAGGAGAAGCTGATCCTGGTCGATGGTGTCCAGACGAGCCTCGTCTGCGTCTTCTTCGCTGCGGAGGAGTACATCGCACACGGACCTGCCGAGGACGGGACTGTTGGCGACTACCTCAGTGCTGCAGCCGACGCGGAAGCCGAGGAGGACCTAGACGCTGCACTCGGCTACGCCGCGCAGGCAGGGACACTCATCGTCGACGACGCGGAACTCGACATGACCGTGGCGGAAGATCTGGAGTACGGGCTGGTCACGGAGTGGATCAACGGCCTCGACAGCCTCCAGAGTGCGATGAGCGATCCGGAAGTCGTCGAAGAAGACGAATAG
- a CDS encoding DUF7127 family protein: MTLEQFTNDEEQVARRYEYDDQLVFVVDFGAAIADSAVDVVDGTVLAVLDGTQYEIELPEDADDAHTFIKNGVLTIEVEGDR; this comes from the coding sequence ATGACTCTCGAGCAATTCACCAACGACGAAGAGCAGGTTGCCCGTCGGTACGAGTACGACGACCAGCTCGTCTTCGTCGTCGACTTCGGCGCTGCCATCGCTGATAGCGCAGTCGACGTCGTCGACGGGACGGTTCTGGCCGTTCTCGACGGGACGCAGTACGAAATCGAGCTACCCGAGGATGCAGACGACGCGCATACGTTTATCAAAAACGGGGTGCTCACTATCGAAGTGGAGGGCGACCGATGA
- a CDS encoding DUF7344 domain-containing protein, whose product MGEKRANHVDADQVFGALADQRFRDVLRCLDERETPIELAELADAVASRTHDEPVAALPDRTVERTYIALYHAHVPRLAASGLVSYNQCQELVDTTEPFEPIVKSVLEETSSKLE is encoded by the coding sequence ATGGGCGAGAAACGAGCCAATCACGTGGACGCCGATCAGGTCTTCGGAGCACTCGCAGACCAGCGGTTTCGAGACGTGCTCCGGTGTCTCGACGAGCGCGAGACGCCGATCGAACTCGCCGAACTCGCCGACGCCGTCGCCAGCCGAACGCACGACGAGCCTGTCGCGGCACTTCCAGACCGCACCGTCGAACGGACGTACATCGCGCTCTACCACGCCCATGTCCCGAGATTGGCGGCCTCTGGACTCGTTAGCTACAACCAGTGCCAGGAACTGGTCGACACAACTGAACCGTTCGAACCGATCGTCAAGTCGGTACTCGAGGAGACCTCATCGAAACTCGAGTAG